In Anaerolineales bacterium, the following are encoded in one genomic region:
- a CDS encoding RNA polymerase sigma factor → MPPPDPAMIRSAQRDRAQFAAIYEYYVQPVFRYLFSRVSNRQDAEELTAQTFLAALESLPGYRHSGAFSAWLFSIARRKAADHFRRQSRAGHPASPDEVEQLAAVSAQGQLELAALIAGLPAAERELLQLRYVADLSFVEIGALLERKPDTVKKSVYRLLARLQAEMESPNE, encoded by the coding sequence ATGCCGCCACCAGACCCCGCCATGATCCGCAGCGCTCAACGCGACCGCGCCCAGTTCGCGGCGATCTATGAGTATTACGTCCAGCCCGTGTTCCGCTACCTGTTCAGCCGGGTGAGCAACCGCCAAGATGCCGAAGAGCTCACCGCCCAGACCTTTCTGGCGGCGCTGGAGAGTTTGCCGGGTTATCGACACAGCGGCGCCTTCAGCGCCTGGTTGTTCTCGATTGCCCGGCGCAAAGCCGCCGATCACTTCCGCCGCCAAAGCCGCGCCGGCCACCCCGCTTCGCCGGACGAGGTCGAGCAACTGGCGGCGGTTTCCGCTCAAGGACAGCTTGAACTCGCCGCCCTGATCGCCGGGTTGCCCGCGGCTGAACGCGAATTGCTGCAGTTGCGCTACGTGGCCGACTTGAGCTTCGTTGAGATCGGCGCGCTGCTGGAGCGCAAGCCGGACACAGTCAAGAAGAGCGTCTATCGCTTGCTGGCGCGTTTACAAGCTGAAATGGAGTCCCCCAATGAGTGA
- a CDS encoding biotin transporter BioY gives MQQVLAEKVLTRSGAKPGALADGLLILLGGLFIAALAQVRIPLQPVPITGQTLAVLLVGMALGSRRGPVAVLGYLGMAGAGLPFFTGAQAGLAYMAGPTGGYLLGFIPAAWLVGWLAERGWDRSLWTTLAAMGLGNLVIYVFGIAWLQTLMGGWSQALAAGLYPFLIGDTIKALLAALLLPAAWKLVKN, from the coding sequence ATGCAACAAGTCTTGGCTGAAAAAGTACTGACCCGCTCCGGCGCCAAACCCGGCGCCCTGGCGGATGGCTTGCTGATCCTGCTGGGCGGGCTGTTCATCGCCGCCCTGGCCCAGGTGCGTATCCCACTACAGCCAGTGCCGATCACCGGCCAAACCCTGGCTGTGCTGCTGGTGGGCATGGCCCTGGGCAGCCGGCGCGGCCCGGTGGCCGTGCTAGGCTACCTGGGCATGGCCGGCGCAGGCCTGCCCTTCTTCACTGGCGCGCAAGCCGGCCTGGCCTATATGGCCGGCCCCACGGGCGGTTATCTGCTGGGGTTCATCCCTGCCGCCTGGTTGGTGGGCTGGCTCGCCGAACGCGGGTGGGACCGCAGCTTATGGACCACCCTGGCGGCGATGGGGCTGGGCAACTTGGTGATCTACGTCTTTGGCATTGCCTGGCTGCAAACCCTGATGGGCGGCTGGTCGCAAGCTTTGGCGGCCGGCCTGTATCCTTTCCTAATAGGTGATACCATCAAGGCCTTACTGGCCGCCCTGCTGTTGCCAGCAGCCTGGAAGTTGGTAAAGAACTAA
- a CDS encoding YchF family ATPase: protein MRLGIIGLPQAGKTTIFNALTRSDRPLAMSAGRIETTTAVVDVPDERLQQLADLFSSKKIVHAQISFADVAGMGSGEAGKDLSPQLLNALTGMDGLLLVLRAFENDSVAHPHETVDAARDFAYTQDELLLNDLVIVERRLGKLSEERGKGGRDMAAIEREQALYGRLQEALAANQPLRALGLSAEEIAQVGGAGLLTLKPLLVVLNLGEGQSAPALPEAGVPVLALQGKLEMELTQLPAEDAATFLAEYGLSESGAQRVIRAAYDLLDTQTFYTVGEPEAHAWMLRRGESALEAAGTIHSDIARGFIRAEIIAAADLLALGGMAAAREAGKLRLEGKEYVMQDGDIINVRFNV, encoded by the coding sequence ATGCGCTTAGGAATTATTGGCCTGCCGCAGGCGGGCAAAACCACCATCTTTAACGCGCTGACGCGCAGCGACCGCCCGCTGGCGATGAGCGCCGGTCGCATCGAGACCACCACCGCGGTGGTGGACGTGCCGGACGAGCGCCTGCAGCAGCTGGCTGATCTGTTCTCTTCCAAGAAGATCGTGCACGCCCAGATCTCTTTTGCGGATGTGGCCGGCATGGGCTCCGGCGAAGCCGGCAAAGACCTATCGCCGCAGCTGCTTAATGCCCTGACGGGCATGGACGGCTTGCTGCTGGTGCTGCGCGCCTTCGAGAACGACAGCGTGGCGCACCCCCACGAGACCGTGGATGCTGCCCGTGATTTCGCCTACACCCAGGATGAGCTGCTGCTCAACGATCTGGTGATCGTCGAGCGCCGCCTGGGCAAACTGAGTGAGGAGCGCGGCAAGGGCGGCCGCGATATGGCGGCGATCGAGCGCGAGCAGGCCCTGTACGGCCGCCTGCAGGAAGCGCTGGCCGCCAACCAGCCGCTGCGCGCTCTGGGGCTGAGCGCCGAGGAGATCGCCCAGGTGGGCGGCGCCGGCCTGCTGACCCTCAAGCCGTTGCTGGTGGTGCTGAACCTGGGCGAGGGCCAGAGCGCTCCAGCGCTGCCAGAAGCCGGTGTGCCGGTGCTGGCCCTGCAAGGCAAGCTGGAGATGGAACTGACCCAGCTGCCCGCCGAAGACGCCGCCACCTTTTTGGCCGAGTACGGCCTTAGCGAGAGCGGGGCGCAGCGCGTGATCCGCGCCGCCTACGACCTGCTGGACACGCAGACCTTCTACACGGTCGGCGAGCCGGAAGCGCACGCCTGGATGCTGCGGCGCGGCGAAAGCGCTCTGGAGGCGGCTGGCACGATACACAGTGATATCGCCCGCGGCTTCATCCGCGCCGAGATCATCGCCGCCGCCGACCTGCTGGCGCTGGGCGGCATGGCCGCCGCCCGCGAGGCGGGCAAGCTGCGCCTGGAGGGCAAGGAGTACGTGATGCAGGATGGGGACATCATCAACGTGCGCTTTAATGTGTAG
- a CDS encoding ATP-binding cassette domain-containing protein has translation MKSTLDTRRITLFLFIAFGLAWLTALAVHLTGGIVNSPELIPNTGISLALVLIATLYMWSPAIAHILTRVITKEGWKNSGLNLNLGEGRWKAPALAWLLPTILTLLGAVAYFLVFPHHYDPELGMLSELLNNAVQVTGQAIPFDVWTIMLIQLGQAVVLAPLINSLFTFGEEFGWRAYLQDKLMPLGFRKAMLLLGVIWGVWHAPVIAMGHNYGFGYFGAPWTGILMMTWFCITVGVVFGWLTLRGRSVWPAVIAHAGLNGIASINALFLGVDAQPNPLIGPLPVGLIGGLPWVLLAAYLLWRGDDTAVVSRETNPPPTRTPKRGTMIATENLGKQFSTVTAVDELNVEIPAGQVFGLLGPNGAGKTTTIRMLSALIAPTRGHAWVAGHRIGEEDNLIRKEVGILTETPGMYEQLSAQRNLSFFAQLYEVPKVDKQVERYLRMLGLWGRRNDPVGTFSKGMRQKLAIARALLHEPKVLFLDEPTSGLDPEASRLVREFISELKAEGRTIILSTHNLDEADRLCDRIGVLRGRLLALDTPTNLRRQLFGRSVVFHLGKAKAVFAKALAALPFVQSVETLENKLVVKLDDPEKRNPQLVAELVNLGAQVQFVGEMRQSLEDVYLQLMENGSAA, from the coding sequence ATGAAATCCACACTAGACACCCGCCGCATCACCCTGTTTTTATTTATTGCCTTCGGCTTGGCCTGGCTGACCGCCCTGGCCGTCCACCTGACCGGCGGCATCGTCAACAGCCCGGAACTGATCCCCAACACGGGCATCAGCCTGGCGCTGGTGCTGATCGCCACCCTGTACATGTGGTCGCCCGCCATCGCCCATATCCTGACTCGGGTGATCACCAAAGAAGGCTGGAAGAACAGCGGTCTCAACCTCAACCTGGGCGAGGGCCGCTGGAAGGCCCCGGCACTGGCTTGGCTGCTGCCGACCATCCTGACCCTGCTGGGCGCCGTGGCCTACTTCTTGGTCTTCCCACATCACTACGATCCCGAACTGGGAATGCTCTCCGAGCTGCTCAACAACGCGGTCCAGGTCACCGGCCAAGCCATTCCGTTTGATGTCTGGACCATTATGCTGATCCAGTTGGGGCAGGCGGTGGTGTTGGCCCCGTTGATCAACAGCCTGTTCACTTTTGGTGAGGAGTTTGGCTGGCGCGCCTACCTGCAAGACAAGCTGATGCCGCTGGGTTTCCGTAAAGCTATGCTGCTGCTGGGCGTCATCTGGGGGGTCTGGCACGCCCCGGTGATCGCCATGGGGCACAACTACGGCTTCGGCTATTTCGGCGCCCCCTGGACTGGCATCCTGATGATGACTTGGTTCTGCATCACAGTCGGCGTCGTGTTTGGCTGGCTGACCCTGCGCGGGCGCAGTGTGTGGCCGGCGGTCATCGCCCATGCCGGGCTCAACGGCATCGCCAGCATCAACGCACTTTTTCTTGGCGTGGATGCACAGCCCAACCCGCTGATTGGCCCGCTGCCTGTGGGCTTGATCGGCGGCCTGCCCTGGGTGCTGCTGGCCGCTTATCTGCTGTGGCGCGGCGACGACACCGCCGTTGTTTCACGTGAAACCAACCCGCCGCCCACGCGCACGCCCAAACGCGGCACGATGATCGCCACGGAAAACCTGGGCAAGCAGTTCAGCACAGTCACGGCAGTGGACGAGCTCAACGTGGAGATCCCCGCCGGTCAGGTGTTTGGCTTGTTGGGTCCCAACGGCGCCGGCAAAACCACCACCATCCGCATGCTCAGCGCGCTGATCGCTCCGACCCGCGGCCACGCCTGGGTGGCCGGCCACCGCATCGGCGAGGAAGACAACCTGATCCGCAAAGAAGTCGGCATTCTGACCGAGACGCCGGGCATGTACGAGCAGCTCAGCGCCCAGCGCAACCTGAGCTTCTTCGCCCAACTCTACGAGGTGCCCAAGGTAGACAAGCAGGTAGAGCGCTACCTGCGCATGCTGGGCTTGTGGGGGCGGCGCAATGACCCGGTAGGCACCTTCTCCAAGGGCATGCGCCAAAAGCTGGCCATTGCCCGGGCGCTGCTGCACGAGCCCAAGGTGCTTTTTCTGGACGAGCCTACCAGCGGGCTGGACCCCGAGGCCTCCCGCCTGGTGCGCGAATTCATCTCGGAGCTCAAGGCAGAAGGCCGCACCATCATCCTCAGCACGCACAACCTGGACGAAGCCGACCGCCTGTGCGACCGGATCGGCGTGCTGCGCGGCCGCTTGCTGGCCCTGGACACGCCTACCAACCTGCGCCGCCAGCTGTTCGGGCGCTCGGTGGTCTTTCACCTGGGCAAGGCCAAGGCGGTCTTCGCCAAAGCGCTGGCGGCCCTGCCTTTTGTGCAGAGCGTGGAAACCCTGGAGAACAAGCTGGTGGTGAAACTGGATGACCCAGAGAAGCGCAACCCTCAATTGGTGGCTGAACTGGTCAATTTAGGCGCCCAAGTGCAGTTCGTGGGCGAAATGCGCCAAAGTTTGGAAGATGTCTATCTGCAGCTCATGGAAAATGGAAGCGCAGCATGA
- a CDS encoding M3 family oligoendopeptidase, whose product MTTSEYTPQRWSLADLFPGHDSKEMKATIKELESHVAEFEKWRDKLNENISEADFLKLVQAMEKNTRLAVRIDQFAGLWFSEDTQNQDAQTFQSQVEQRMAELQNRTLFFSLWWKALDDANADRLLKASGPDFEYWLRQIRNFKPYTLKEAEEKIVNIKDVTGAKALQTLYSSITDRYTFKVDVDGETKEFNRSELMQLVYSPNAEHRAKAYQEMYRVYGHDGPILGQIYQTLSRDWHNENIEMRKFSSPIAVRNLSNDVPDEVVDTLLGVSEENTRIFQRFFKLKAKLLGMDKLRRYDIYAPVASSDKKYSYDQAVRLTLDSFGEFDPKLAELSKRVFDEKHVDSETRKGKRGGAFCSSGDPALSPWVLMSYNGSARDVSTLAHEFGHAVHAMLASHHNVFNFHSSLPLAETASTFGEMLLVDKLLEQETDEAVRRDILFAKVDDSYATIMRQVYFALFERKAHDLVKGGASVDDLSGGYMESLKEQFGDSMDVGEEFKWEWVSIPHIFYYPFYVYAYAFGQLLVFALYQQYKAEGKAFVPRYLELLSAGGSRSPEDILTGAGINIRDAAFWQGGFDVVNGMVDELEKLTAK is encoded by the coding sequence ATGACAACTTCGGAATACACCCCGCAACGCTGGAGCCTGGCGGACCTGTTCCCCGGCCACGACAGCAAGGAAATGAAAGCGACCATCAAGGAGCTGGAAAGCCATGTGGCCGAATTCGAAAAATGGCGCGACAAGCTCAATGAGAATATCAGCGAAGCGGACTTCCTCAAATTGGTGCAAGCCATGGAGAAGAACACCCGCCTGGCGGTGCGCATCGACCAGTTCGCCGGCCTGTGGTTCTCTGAAGACACTCAGAACCAGGACGCCCAGACCTTCCAGTCTCAGGTGGAACAGCGCATGGCGGAACTGCAGAACCGCACGCTGTTCTTCAGCCTGTGGTGGAAAGCCCTGGATGATGCCAATGCTGATCGCCTGCTCAAGGCCAGCGGGCCGGATTTTGAGTACTGGCTGCGCCAGATCCGCAATTTCAAGCCCTATACGCTGAAGGAAGCCGAAGAAAAGATCGTCAATATCAAAGACGTCACCGGGGCCAAGGCGCTGCAGACCCTGTACAGCTCGATCACCGACCGCTACACCTTCAAAGTGGATGTGGACGGCGAAACCAAGGAGTTCAACCGCTCTGAGTTGATGCAGCTGGTCTACTCCCCCAACGCAGAACACCGCGCCAAGGCCTACCAGGAGATGTACCGGGTATACGGCCATGACGGCCCGATCCTCGGCCAGATCTACCAGACCCTGAGCCGCGATTGGCACAACGAGAACATTGAGATGCGCAAGTTCAGCAGCCCGATCGCCGTGCGCAACTTGAGCAATGATGTGCCCGACGAAGTGGTCGACACGCTGCTGGGCGTCTCGGAAGAGAATACGCGCATCTTCCAGCGCTTCTTCAAGCTCAAGGCCAAGCTGCTGGGCATGGACAAGCTGCGCCGCTACGATATTTATGCCCCCGTGGCCAGCTCGGACAAGAAATACAGCTACGACCAGGCCGTGCGCCTGACCTTGGATTCCTTTGGCGAATTCGATCCTAAGTTGGCTGAACTGTCCAAGCGGGTCTTCGATGAGAAGCACGTGGACAGCGAGACGCGCAAGGGCAAGCGCGGCGGGGCCTTCTGCTCCTCCGGCGACCCGGCGCTCTCGCCCTGGGTGCTGATGAGCTACAACGGCAGCGCCCGCGATGTCTCGACCCTGGCGCATGAGTTCGGCCATGCGGTGCACGCCATGCTGGCCTCACACCACAACGTCTTCAACTTCCACTCCTCGCTGCCATTGGCCGAGACGGCCTCCACTTTCGGTGAGATGCTGCTGGTGGACAAGCTGCTGGAGCAGGAGACGGATGAGGCCGTGCGTCGCGATATCCTCTTCGCCAAAGTGGACGACTCTTACGCCACCATCATGCGCCAGGTGTACTTCGCGCTCTTCGAGCGCAAGGCGCACGACCTGGTCAAGGGCGGCGCTTCGGTGGACGATCTGTCCGGCGGCTATATGGAGAGCCTGAAAGAACAGTTCGGCGACTCGATGGACGTGGGCGAGGAATTCAAGTGGGAATGGGTCTCCATTCCGCACATCTTCTACTATCCGTTCTATGTGTATGCCTACGCCTTCGGCCAGCTGTTGGTCTTCGCCTTATACCAGCAGTACAAGGCCGAAGGCAAAGCCTTCGTGCCGCGTTACCTGGAACTGCTCTCGGCCGGCGGCTCGCGCTCGCCGGAGGACATCCTGACCGGCGCCGGCATCAACATCCGCGATGCAGCCTTCTGGCAGGGCGGTTTTGATGTGGTCAACGGCATGGTGGACGAGCTGGAGAAGTTGACCGCCAAGTAA
- a CDS encoding site-specific DNA-methyltransferase: MLTLPLNQILVGDCLQELARLPAESVDLVFADPPYNLQLQNELRRPNDSTVRGVRESWDQFADFAAYDEFTRAWLAACRRVLKPSGTLWVIGSYHNIHRVGNALQDLGYWLLNSVVWVKANPTPNFRGVRFTNAHETLLWAQKEKGAPYTFNHHAMKALNEGLQMRSDWWLPVSSGGERIRLPDGQAAHPTQKPEALLYRVLLSSSRPGDVVLDPFFGSGTTGAVAKRMHRHWIGIEREESYAQVAFKRIAQIEPVAYEAELFEPAEPRREPRIPFGNLLEAGLLEAGQRLYLGERSRISARILADGSLKAGAERGSIHQLAKQLLDAPANGWQHWYYVDAESGQRRSIDTLRQILREGIRER; encoded by the coding sequence ATGCTTACATTGCCCCTCAACCAAATCCTGGTGGGCGACTGCCTGCAAGAACTGGCGCGCCTGCCTGCCGAGTCGGTGGATCTGGTCTTCGCCGACCCGCCCTACAACCTGCAGCTGCAAAACGAGCTGCGCCGCCCCAACGACAGCACAGTGCGCGGCGTGCGCGAGAGCTGGGACCAGTTCGCCGACTTCGCCGCCTACGATGAGTTCACCCGCGCTTGGCTGGCGGCCTGCCGCCGGGTGCTGAAGCCCAGCGGCACGCTGTGGGTGATCGGCAGCTATCACAACATCCACCGCGTGGGCAACGCTCTGCAAGACCTGGGTTATTGGCTGCTCAACTCGGTGGTCTGGGTCAAAGCCAACCCCACGCCCAATTTCCGCGGTGTGCGTTTCACCAACGCCCACGAGACGCTGCTGTGGGCGCAGAAGGAGAAGGGCGCGCCTTACACCTTCAACCACCATGCCATGAAAGCCCTCAACGAAGGCTTGCAGATGCGCAGCGACTGGTGGCTGCCGGTCAGCTCCGGCGGTGAGCGCATCCGCCTGCCAGACGGCCAAGCGGCCCACCCCACGCAGAAGCCGGAAGCGCTGCTGTACCGGGTGCTGCTCTCCAGCAGCCGCCCGGGCGACGTGGTGCTGGACCCGTTCTTCGGTTCCGGCACCACCGGAGCGGTAGCCAAGCGCATGCACCGCCACTGGATCGGGATCGAACGCGAGGAGAGCTACGCCCAGGTAGCTTTCAAGCGCATTGCCCAGATCGAGCCGGTCGCCTATGAAGCCGAGCTCTTCGAGCCGGCTGAACCGCGCCGCGAGCCGCGCATCCCCTTCGGCAATCTATTGGAGGCGGGCCTGCTTGAAGCCGGCCAGCGCCTGTATCTGGGCGAGCGCAGCCGCATCAGCGCCCGCATCCTGGCGGACGGCTCATTGAAAGCCGGTGCGGAGCGCGGCTCCATCCACCAGCTGGCCAAACAGCTGCTGGACGCCCCGGCCAATGGCTGGCAGCACTGGTATTATGTGGACGCCGAGAGCGGCCAGCGCCGCTCCATCGATACCCTGCGGCAAATTTTGCGTGAAGGAATACGAGAACGATGA
- a CDS encoding GntR family transcriptional regulator, with protein sequence MKIHVDLTTHHPVYLQIVEQVRAALDAGQLQAGDKLPTVRQLANELEVNFNTVARAYRLLDKKGIISTQRGRGTFISGQAKRDPESLRRQQLSVLAEHFLHEAERLGFAPTQAQAIFNKQFEGWKRDLRRFNRKEAP encoded by the coding sequence ATGAAGATACACGTTGATCTGACCACCCACCATCCCGTCTACCTGCAGATCGTAGAGCAGGTGCGCGCCGCTTTGGACGCCGGCCAGCTGCAGGCTGGGGACAAACTGCCAACAGTACGCCAGTTGGCCAACGAACTGGAGGTCAACTTCAACACCGTGGCGCGAGCCTACCGCCTGCTGGACAAAAAGGGCATCATCTCCACCCAACGCGGACGCGGCACCTTCATCTCCGGCCAGGCCAAGCGCGACCCAGAAAGCCTGCGCCGCCAGCAACTGAGCGTGCTGGCCGAGCATTTTCTGCACGAAGCCGAACGCCTGGGGTTTGCTCCCACCCAGGCCCAGGCCATCTTCAACAAACAGTTTGAAGGTTGGAAGCGCGACCTGCGCCGCTTCAACCGCAAGGAAGCGCCATGA
- a CDS encoding deoxynucleoside kinase, with protein MGKTTLARLLQDEFQAELQLEVFEENPFLSQFYSDRARYAFQTQIFFLLSRYQQQNRAVPDALKRGKNLIADYTFAKDALFARINLQGNELDMYYKVHDALAEKIPRPDLVVYLSARTPVLMQRITLRDRPYERNMEEAYIATLNDAYEDFFDNYFQGVPVLRVDTNELNIISQREDLERVIGLIQQWLAEAPRQTELPLT; from the coding sequence GTGGGCAAGACCACTCTGGCGCGGCTGCTGCAGGATGAATTTCAGGCGGAACTGCAGTTGGAAGTCTTTGAAGAAAATCCTTTCCTCAGCCAGTTTTATTCGGACCGGGCGCGCTACGCCTTCCAGACCCAGATCTTCTTTTTGCTCAGCCGCTACCAGCAGCAAAACCGCGCCGTGCCCGACGCGCTCAAGCGCGGCAAGAACCTGATCGCCGACTATACCTTCGCCAAAGATGCCCTCTTCGCGCGCATCAACCTGCAGGGCAACGAGCTGGATATGTATTACAAGGTGCACGATGCCCTGGCGGAGAAGATCCCGCGCCCCGACTTGGTGGTCTACCTCAGCGCGCGCACGCCGGTGCTGATGCAGCGCATCACCCTGCGTGACCGGCCCTACGAGCGCAACATGGAAGAAGCCTACATCGCCACACTCAATGACGCCTACGAAGACTTCTTCGACAACTATTTCCAGGGCGTGCCCGTGCTGCGCGTGGATACCAATGAGCTCAACATCATCAGCCAGCGCGAGGATTTGGAAAGGGTCATCGGCCTGATCCAGCAATGGTTGGCTGAGGCGCCTCGCCAGACCGAGCTGCCGCTCACGTAA
- a CDS encoding ABC transporter permease subunit: protein MKKIWIIIRKEWDEVFRNRIVLYTTIGVPLLFSAIPIGILSGLQGATDMSSLESELGMGMGAEMMAQLCGTLQGVDCGQYLLLQQFMILFLMMPAIIPVTIAAYSIVGEKNTRTLEPLLATPISTEELLAGKALAAVIPAVVGSFSSFFIFVAGANFLASPAVAAQLFSPLWLLGIFTVGPLLSLAGVSLAVMISSRVSEPRAAEQLTALLVLPITALFMGQLFGLLVVDQTFMLWVAAGLVLVDAALLFFAVQLFQRENILTRWK, encoded by the coding sequence ATGAAAAAGATCTGGATCATTATTCGCAAGGAATGGGACGAAGTTTTTCGCAACCGTATTGTGCTGTACACCACCATCGGCGTGCCGCTGCTCTTTAGCGCCATTCCCATCGGCATCCTCAGCGGTCTGCAAGGGGCCACGGACATGAGCAGCCTGGAAAGCGAGCTGGGTATGGGCATGGGCGCTGAGATGATGGCCCAGCTGTGCGGTACGCTGCAGGGCGTGGATTGCGGGCAGTATTTGCTGCTGCAGCAGTTCATGATCCTGTTTTTGATGATGCCGGCCATTATCCCGGTGACCATCGCCGCCTACAGCATCGTAGGCGAGAAGAATACGCGCACTCTGGAACCGCTGCTGGCCACACCGATCAGCACAGAAGAATTGCTGGCCGGCAAGGCCTTGGCGGCGGTCATCCCGGCCGTGGTGGGCTCATTTTCCAGCTTTTTCATCTTCGTCGCCGGCGCAAACTTCCTGGCCAGCCCAGCAGTGGCTGCCCAACTGTTCAGCCCGCTGTGGTTGCTGGGCATCTTTACCGTCGGCCCGCTGCTCTCTCTGGCCGGGGTCAGCCTGGCAGTGATGATCTCCTCGCGGGTCAGTGAGCCGCGCGCCGCCGAACAGCTCACCGCTCTGCTGGTCTTGCCGATCACGGCGCTGTTCATGGGCCAACTGTTCGGTCTGTTGGTGGTCGACCAGACCTTTATGCTGTGGGTGGCCGCCGGCCTGGTGCTGGTGGATGCGGCCTTGCTCTTCTTTGCGGTGCAGTTGTTTCAGCGTGAAAACATCCTGACGCGTTGGAAGTGA